The Triticum aestivum cultivar Chinese Spring chromosome 5A, IWGSC CS RefSeq v2.1, whole genome shotgun sequence genomic sequence gcatcacagtcaagtgaatgagaagttcttgctgatgtacatactgtttgcaagaaggactcatgagcatgaaggtacatttctcacattcacatcatttgctctgatgcatatagccaagatacatgtaacacattgcttactctgtcatgtttacgcattcacatgctcctatattcaatattcacatgattgcatacatgtagggggagcctatgcatgttacatgtctttccaaagctttacttgctattctctatatctttatctaaagctttgatgtatgttgtcatcaattaccaaaaagggggagatttaaagcacaagtgctccctgggtggttttggtaattaatgtcaacatatctcttgttggactaacacttttacctagtatgtttcagataagttcaacaatgaagtggcatggactagaggatgtggaaccccttcaagatgctaaggacaaaggattggctcaagcttcaagatcaagactctacattttctattttagtgatccaagatcacattgagtctataggaaaagccaatactatcaagaggggatgaggtattgcttaatggcttgcttgctcaaagtgcttagtgatatgctccaaaaccctcaactaccttcccacatccacatatgacctaaaccaaaagttaaactcggccccactgattctatctatccggcgccaccgagtttcagatgccatagccactgccacgaaccctagcaaatcggtttcaccgatagggatctcggtctcaccgagaagggattgtaatctctctgtgtatgtccattaccaaaatcggtctcaccgagtttgagcaatcggtactaccgagattacaatgcaaaccctctggttagcttattaccaaaatcggtcccaccgagttcgtgtaatcggtctcaccgagtttgcctgaccaactctctgattagcttattaccaaaatcggtcccaccgagtttgtgtaatcggtcacaccaagattatgttatgccctaaccctaaccatatcggtcctaccgagttgcatctcagtcccaccgaaaatcctaacggtcactaggtttgctgaatcggtccgaccgagtttaaccattcggtcccaccgagtttggcaaattgtgtgtaacggttagattttgtgtggaggctatatatacccctccacccactcttcattagtggagagagccatcagaacatacctacacttccaatacacattttttgagagagaaccacctacacttgtgttgaggtcaagatattccattctaaccatatgaatcttgatctctagccttccccaagttgctttccactcaaatcttctttccaccaaatccaaatcctgtgagagagagttgagtgttggggagactattatttgaagcacaagagcaaggagtttatcatcaacgcaccatttgttacttcttggagagtggtgtctcctagattggctaggtgtcacttgggagcctccaacaagattgtggagttgaaccaaggagtttgtaagagcaaggagatcgcctacttcgtgaagatctaccgctagtgaggcaagtccttcgtgggcgacggccgtgatggaatagacaaggttgctttttcgtggacccttcatgggtggagccctccgtggactcgcgcgactgttaccctccgtgggttgaagtctccatcaacgtggatgtacgatagcaccacctatcggaaccacgacaaaaacatccgtgtctccaattgtgtttgaatactccaaacccttctctttttGCATTCTTccaagttgcatgatttactttccactgctcatatactcattgcatacttgcttgatatgtattgtgtttgttaaacttgtgcttaaactccacttaaacttaagaatattaaaaactgcaacttttggcacttagagtctaatcacccccctctagacacctcttctcgatcctttcagcgaggccaacgccacccgggctagggtttgtggcggcggcggcgggggcgtgggGGTCGTGGCTATAGGacggggtgagcggggtgccggcACGTGCGTCCATGGATGcgggtcgccggcgccggcgcacgCGGGGCTTTGGAGGGGGAGAAGAAGAGCGCAGCGCGAGcgtcgagtgtgccgcgcgcggaagcgggcgccgCAAACACACCGCGCGAGGTACCGCTTCCTGCCGCGCGCCCAACTGGTTATACCgcgcgcgcggttattgcgcgCCCGCTGAAACCATCCGCCGGGTTGCGCGCATGCTAAAGTGGGTATATTTAGAACGCGGTGCCTGTTTAGCgcgcctgttgaagatgctctaaaaaATTCTAGTTGTTGGGCTTGCGGCGCAGTTCCTCAAGAATCAAGATTTCTATTTTTGGCTGCCTGCAAAGATGGCGTCCAGCGCCGGTGATATGCCCGAGGTGAAATTCAAGAGGACCGGCAGCCTGGGGAGCAGCGACTACGTGCGAGCCGACAAGATCGACCTCACCAGCCTCGACATCCAGCTCGAGCAGCAGCTCAACAAGAAATGGGGCAAGACCAACATCAAGTCCCAGGGACCCAAGGCGGACTGGGAGATTGACCTTGCTAAGCTCGAGATCCGGCATGTCATCGCCCAGGGCACATATGGCACCGTCTACCGTGGCACCTATGATGGCCAGCAAGTCGCAGGTAGCTACCTCAAATCGGCTGGAAACCGTGAACTCATGTTGCTTGATTGTTCTTTATATATGCATGGTCCTATGCCCTCTTATGTATTCATCTGGTCGAATTACACACATGATTATATTTTAGGGGGTTAAAAACACATATGTATATAGGTCATGAGTCATGACTCATGACAAGTATTTATTCACACAAAGCAAGCACAAGTTTGCAGGTTTTGGGATaattagtgttggaaatatgagcaatttaccggatgattttattaacagaaatactagataaagcatgactaatatagtaaaGATATaacaagtcatgcgttctgacagagagaaggaaaatagcttctgcatatatgaaccgtagcTTATCATATCTATAGCAGACAGTAGAACTAGTTGCATATATGAGGTAGAACCTAACATATTTTAGGGCAAGTATTAGTACGAGAAACTGTAGCAGGATATCTAACAGGAAGAACAAcacatacgggacagcagcagcagtagcactggacttggggtcggtgtcctcgccagccatgtcgtcgaggaggttgtcgacgtcggggaagaagtcgtcgtcggggaagtagtcgttggagtccggggcgtccgtgacgaaggagtcagtcagtagtcgcgcagagcgctccccaaaaatcttatcacccttctcccgtacaggactcaaagaggtgcggtttcggaggcctactatcgcgacctgcggtgcacgccgcaagccgagatgaggaagacagcagtagctcagagattggaaccggtggcgagaggaaggagaaattctggtgcgtctctctgagaggagcgacatCTCTTTTATAGGTGCAAGAGAGATGAAACGAACAGACAGCAACCGAGgggtgcagcgttcgtattcaatatccactacagcaaaaactttccaCCTCCCAAGTGACCTTtctatacccgtagtgcgtggcaaaaatttagccatcggctcggctcattcccgcaacccgcgccgcgccgcgtcgtggcggacggcggaggaggagcgcgcgtggatatccctcttgttcttaTGCTCGTACAAGTggagaaagaacctcccttataaggaggtctaACTTCCACTAAActggcaatgtgggactaaactttaatagtatcccttgccttgcacagaTGGGCTAAATGGACCTCtagaatttattaggaatttctgaaatagttattgggctgtccaaaatagactaaattccagcaattaGTTACTCTAATCTCTTCTATGAGATGAATGATACATGCTGACTTTTATTGACTCTGTAATTTGTGTTCACTCTTTCCCCAATGTTTCAGAACCTTCAATAGGTACAGGTTTTGAGATTAGGCGTGTTTAATCCAGTAGCATGCTCTTTTAAACCCGTCCCGATTTCGAATTGGGCGCCTTAAAGCATAGTTGTTTACCAAAGTGCGATGTCTAGCAGTTTGACAGTTATTCGTGTGCGCCCTGTTAATTAATCCTTGAACTTCATGGTAACTCTTTATGCCTCACACAATGCTTAGTATATTTTCGCAACAATTTGGCCCGCGTGTTTTTATCAGACACACATCAAAATTCATTTCTAGTGTGTTTTAGTGCACCTTCGATTCTGTTTATGTTCTTTTCTTGTACCCAAGAAGCTGCATCTGAATTATGCAGTTTAATGTTTTATTTCTTATGCCGATATTTTACCTTCCTTACATCGGATATTCACATAACTAGCAAACAGTTGAGTTATGCTTTTAGGCACTGTAAAAGGTAGGAGCAAATTTTGCTAGATGGCCAACCTATTGTGAATGCAAGAAGCTTTGCACTTGTACTTTTCAAGGAATCTCTTATAGTTGGATTCAGACAAATACATATATACTTCCTAGTTAGTAAGTATAACGTAGTCGGACAATCTCCTTGCTGCCGCATCCACTCTATGTATTCATAAGATCTGTTAAACCATTACATGCTTATATTGCTACTCTACACATCTACACATATTTATCTGGATTTTTAAAAATCTTAACACGTGAAGAGCCGTTTCACAAAAGAACTGGGTGACTGTCTGTTAGCTGTTTATCATTATTTTGAACATTGCTTGGGCTGGACCATGTATTCATCTGTTTTCCGGCCTTCTGCATATTTGTGTGCCCAGATTGATGCTCTTGCTCATGAATAATTTCAAGATAGTGTCATCTTTTTTCCTCCATCAAGTTATTCCTTTCCCTGACTACATTTCTGGACATTTACTTACTCTGCCAGTCCATCTGAGGTTTTTCACCTTTGGGCAGCAGTCCTCATTTCACATGTCACTCTACATCGATTTCCTGCTAATTAGCAATTTATCACTATCAACATTGATTTATTTAAATTTCTACTAATTTATGATGCTTCCTTCAACCAATTTCCTTTCCTTTGAGTCCTTTGCAAATGAACATGAATTCTTCCGTGTTGAATTTTTGCATATGCTCGTAAACATTTCTGCAGCCTGCTCAATAGTGGATATATGTCTCTGTAACTAAATGTCATGCTATCTGAAGCGTAGTTGTGCTGCTTTGTACCGTCTGCTTTGACTTACTTTCCAAGCTTATCTTTTTGTGACCCACTTCAGTTTCCTAAGTTCTATAGGTTTCCATAAAatagaaagtgaagactttgttcCATTGAGCACTTGAGttatatgcatgcatgtatgttGTTCATTTGTTCTTTCTACTAGCTTCATAAAAATTGACATGCTTGTATTTACAGTACACATATTCCAGCAGTAGCATCTTTTAAACTTTACATGATTATAACTATTCTTATTGTTGATTTTCAAAAACAGCGTGTATAATTTTCTATCATTAGATATCCAGTTTTTACTCAAAATCTATGATGAATGTGTCACTTCACCATTTTAGGAATTTGGGATTGTTTTGTTCACAATGTTACGCAATATACGGGCACCCTATTaatttcatcatattgtttgcaGTGAAGCTGTTGGATTGGGGAGAAGATGGTTTTGCCACAGAAGCCGAAACTACTGCTTTACGAACATCATTTAAGCAGGAGGTTGCTGTTTGGCATAAGCTCAGCCATCCTAACGTTACAAGGGTGAATATTTCCAATCATACTTAGCTTCCATCAATCCTGTCCTTCATATGTGATATTTTCTCTTGTAGTAAAGGTGATAGCTTATTGAGTATTAACTTCTAGTCCAGGATTAAAATTTGTAACTGGTATCATGCTCACTATCCTAGGGCTATTTGAAAAGTATTGATTACTCAAATACATGTCGTAATCTCTTCTGCAGTTTATTGGTGCGTCTATGGGGACCACCGACCTCAAGATACCAGTCAATGACAACGGTGCGCGTGCCAACTTGCCAGCTAGAGCATGTTGTGTTGTGGTAGAGTATCTCGCTGGAGGCACTTTGAAGCAGTATCTGATAAAGAACAGACGGCGGAAGCTCGCCTACAAAGTTGTGGTTCAGCTTGCATTGGATCTGTCCAGAGGGTAATAAGCTCTTGAGCCCAAATCACCGCTAGGCAGAAGCGGGTGATCACGTAAACCATAAATAGGGGCCGGCAGATTTAGACATGGTCATTGAAACTTACCaaaaacacacacgcacgcacacagacACACATGGATGCATTTTGGATATATGTTTTGCCAAATTATTTCATATCTTCCACATGATCTAAAATATGTAATATGTAAGTTTGTATATGGCAAAGCTAATTAATGACACTAATTCCACGCACCAAGTGTAGAGGAACATATTCGTTGGTGCCTCTCATGCTGAGCGTACAAAATGTGCGCCTGATATTGTATTCCTGTTCCTCCTTGTATTGCAGTTGGCTTAAGAAGCAGCTAGTCAGCTTAGTAATGGCTTCATAGCCTGGAGCATGGAGTCCAGATTAATGTCGTGCACGCACACACGCGGGGACGTATGTCTCCCGTGGCGCAGGACGCGGGCCTGTCCAGTCACCACGTTGAGCTGGACGAGCCCAACTGCGCTCACAGACAACACCAGCGTGCCGCTCCTCTCCCCGATTCCATGGAAGCGAACCGGGCTGTGCCCAACACCCCAGTCGACCATGTCCACCAGCACCCGCCGGCGCCACGTCCCCTCCGACGACAACGTCCACATCGCTATCGCCTGCGCCTCCGACGCGACCACGCCCAGCTCCCCGGCCCCGGAGACGACCAGCATAGGTGTCGCATTCACTCTAGTGGCAGGTGGCTCCACTCCGTCGATCAAGTCCCACGGCAGCTCCATCATCCTCACCGCCCCCGTGTCCACGTCCAGAGCGATGATTCGCAGGTCGTGCTCGTGGTGATCGAGATCCGGGAGGAGGCGTACGTACCAGTGCACGGTGCGCCCGGTGACCACGGGGTGGGAGtcgttgcatgatttgaatggtgGGTGGTGCGGGGAGAGGCGGGGTGCGCGGAGGGCGCCCCATCCTCCGTCCCGCGACGAGTAGATCTGCGTCCAGAGGATCTCGTCCGCGGCCAGCAGCTGGAAGGAGCGGCAGTGGTCGTCGACGGCGACCAAGGCGAACTTGTTGCAGCCGTACACCTCCGTGGGAGGGACGTCGGAGGCGTCGCCGGTGAAGCTGTTGCACACCCTGAACTTGGGTAAAGGATGGCGGTCGTGGCGGAGGACGACGAGGCCGTCCCGCGAGGCCAcgggctcgagctcgaggctggCATTGAAGCGGGCGGGGAAGGACTGCGGCGGCACGGTCTTCCGGGCCACGTTCTTGGGGGGACGGGAACTGCCGTCCCAGCACTGGCTCCAGTAGGAGATGCCGCGGAGGAGGGCAGGGTTGAAGCCGCCGTTGGCAGCGGCGCGGAGGGCCAGACGGCGGCGGAAGTCCTGGTCGATGATGGCGCCGCGGAGCCGTTTGCAGGCCGCGGCGCAGCGGACGATGGCCGCGGGGTCGGAGCGCGCGGCTACCTCGACGAGGAGATCCAACGGGAGTCTCGGCGCGGTCGCCTTGACGATCGTCTCATCCCTGCATGCGCCCTTGGTTGACATGGCTTTAGGAGGAGCACGTCGTCAGGCAGCAGGATCGCTGCGCCGGTCCGGCTACCCCGGCCTCCTTGTCGTCGGGGCGGCgaaaggcgaggcgaggcgaggcgaggggcGTGGAGGGAAGCTCGAGTCCACAGCAGGCGGCGGCGTGAAGACGTACGGGTCGGGGCAGGAGATCTGATCGAGTTGTCCTTTAAAAACTGTTGGGAGATGTATCGGTATCGGATCGGACGGCCCAAAATCCGCCGCGTCTACCCGGGTATGTTTTCCTTGAAGAAGGGAATGTCCAGCCTCTGAACTGCAGCCCTGCTGGACGCCTTGCATACGAGTTTCATAGGATTTCTAGGGATTTATAAATCCTTAAGAAAAATTCCCACATTGGCTGTTTGTTTCACAGGATTGGAATCGTTAGGAATTTTTCCTAAG encodes the following:
- the LOC123107894 gene encoding serine/threonine-protein kinase STY13, with product MASSAGDMPEVKFKRTGSLGSSDYVRADKIDLTSLDIQLEQQLNKKWGKTNIKSQGPKADWEIDLAKLEIRHVIAQGTYGTVYRGTYDGQQVAVKLLDWGEDGFATEAETTALRTSFKQEVAVWHKLSHPNVTRFIGASMGTTDLKIPVNDNGARANLPARACCVVVEYLAGGTLKQYLIKNRRRKLAYKVVVQLALDLSRG